One genomic region from Rothia dentocariosa ATCC 17931 encodes:
- the secA gene encoding preprotein translocase subunit SecA → MASFLEKILRTGDKKILRQLEAYSAAVDSLEDSFASMTDAELRGETDKFRARIEDGESLDIMLPEAFAVVREASKRTLGKRHYKVQVMGGAALHLGNIAEMKTGEGKTLVATLPAYLNALSGKGVHVVTVNDYLAEYQANLMGRVYRFLGMESGVILSSMDPDQRRKQYEADITYGTNNEFGFDYLRDNMAWTVDEQVQRGHNFAIIDEVDSILIDEARTPLIISGPAAGEANRWYGEFARIAKNVLKEDEDYEVDEKKRTVGILESGIDKVEDHLGIKNLYESRNTPLIGFLNNSIKAKELFTNNKDYVVIDGEVLIVDEHTGRILPGRRYNDGIHQAIEAKEGVEIKPENQTMATVTLQNYFRMYDKLSGMTGTAETEASEFMSTYELGVVAIPTNKDVQRIDNPDKVYRNEVAKFKAVVKDIKKRHEKGQPILVGTTSVEKSEYLSRQLAKEGVRHEVLNAKNNEREAHIVAQAGRKGAVTVATNMAGRGTDIMLGGNPEFEAVAKMAELGLDPNRDSEAYEKRWPDILEQCEEEAAAEHDEVTELGGLYVLGTERHESRRIDNQLRGRSGRQGDPGESRFYLSLTDELMRLFNTGAATRLMAMAPEDSSLDSKLVTRAIATAQSNVESRNAEQRKNVLKYDDVLNRQREAIYKDRSLILHGDDLKEQISGFVDEVLTTAIDERVSEGHAEDWDLDDLWEALESIYPVSITADDLAEDAGDRTQITRDQIVKEILADAHLVYDEREESVGEDSMREIERRVMLSTIGERWPEHLYEMDYLKEGIGLRAMAQRDPLVEYQREGYSMYQAMLDAIREETVSYLFNLDLSKQRTKASAVQLQSPSRPKFLQYSAPNEEGGTDVRVENAD, encoded by the coding sequence GTGGCATCTTTCTTAGAGAAAATCCTCCGCACTGGCGATAAAAAAATTCTTCGACAGTTAGAAGCGTATAGCGCGGCGGTCGATTCGCTTGAGGATAGTTTTGCGTCTATGACCGATGCCGAGCTTCGCGGCGAGACCGATAAGTTCCGTGCCCGAATTGAGGACGGCGAATCCCTGGATATTATGCTTCCTGAAGCCTTCGCTGTTGTCCGGGAAGCATCTAAGCGTACCCTTGGAAAACGTCACTACAAGGTTCAGGTTATGGGCGGAGCTGCCCTGCATTTGGGAAATATCGCTGAGATGAAAACCGGTGAGGGTAAAACTCTTGTCGCAACTCTGCCCGCATACCTAAACGCACTCAGTGGCAAAGGTGTGCACGTGGTAACGGTGAATGATTACCTTGCTGAATATCAGGCGAATCTGATGGGTCGTGTCTACCGGTTCCTTGGTATGGAATCTGGCGTGATTCTCTCGTCGATGGACCCGGACCAACGCCGTAAACAGTATGAAGCCGATATTACCTACGGTACGAATAATGAGTTTGGCTTCGATTACCTGCGTGACAATATGGCATGGACCGTTGACGAGCAGGTACAGCGCGGGCATAACTTTGCCATTATTGATGAGGTCGATTCGATCTTGATTGATGAGGCGCGTACCCCCCTTATTATCTCGGGACCAGCTGCAGGTGAAGCGAACCGTTGGTACGGTGAATTCGCGCGCATCGCAAAAAACGTTCTTAAAGAAGATGAAGATTACGAGGTAGACGAGAAAAAACGCACCGTCGGTATTCTCGAATCTGGCATCGATAAAGTTGAAGACCATTTGGGTATTAAGAATCTGTACGAATCCAGGAATACTCCACTTATTGGTTTCTTAAATAACTCCATCAAAGCGAAAGAGCTGTTTACCAATAACAAAGACTATGTGGTGATCGACGGTGAAGTCCTGATCGTGGATGAGCACACTGGTCGTATTCTTCCTGGACGCCGCTATAACGATGGCATCCATCAGGCTATTGAGGCTAAAGAAGGCGTCGAAATTAAGCCTGAAAACCAGACGATGGCAACCGTAACCTTGCAGAACTATTTCCGTATGTACGATAAGCTTTCCGGCATGACTGGTACTGCGGAGACTGAGGCTTCTGAATTTATGAGCACCTACGAGCTGGGTGTTGTTGCTATTCCCACGAATAAGGATGTGCAGCGTATTGACAACCCGGATAAGGTGTACCGTAACGAGGTAGCCAAGTTCAAAGCCGTTGTTAAAGACATTAAGAAACGCCATGAAAAGGGACAGCCTATTCTGGTGGGTACGACGAGCGTTGAGAAGTCGGAGTACCTCTCGCGTCAACTTGCAAAAGAAGGTGTGCGCCATGAGGTGTTGAACGCCAAGAACAATGAGCGTGAGGCTCACATCGTGGCTCAGGCAGGGCGCAAGGGTGCCGTAACGGTGGCTACCAACATGGCAGGTCGTGGTACCGATATTATGCTTGGTGGTAACCCAGAATTCGAGGCTGTCGCCAAGATGGCTGAATTGGGTCTTGACCCGAATCGCGATTCTGAAGCATATGAGAAACGCTGGCCCGACATTCTGGAACAGTGTGAGGAAGAGGCAGCGGCCGAGCACGATGAGGTAACGGAACTTGGTGGTCTTTATGTGCTAGGCACCGAACGCCATGAGTCGCGCCGCATCGATAACCAGCTGCGTGGTCGTTCTGGCCGTCAGGGTGACCCTGGCGAGTCCCGGTTCTACCTTTCACTCACTGACGAACTTATGCGCCTGTTTAATACCGGCGCTGCAACCCGCCTCATGGCGATGGCTCCGGAAGATTCTTCTCTAGATTCGAAGTTGGTGACACGTGCTATCGCGACTGCGCAATCAAACGTTGAGTCACGTAACGCAGAACAGCGTAAGAACGTGCTGAAATACGATGATGTTCTTAACCGTCAGCGTGAAGCCATCTATAAGGACCGTTCTCTGATTCTGCACGGCGACGATCTCAAGGAACAGATCTCTGGTTTCGTGGACGAGGTCTTGACGACCGCCATTGACGAACGTGTCAGCGAAGGGCACGCAGAAGATTGGGACCTTGACGACCTGTGGGAGGCTCTTGAGAGCATCTATCCCGTCAGTATTACCGCCGACGACCTGGCGGAAGACGCCGGGGATCGAACCCAGATTACTCGCGACCAGATAGTCAAAGAGATCCTTGCAGACGCGCATCTTGTCTACGATGAACGCGAAGAATCTGTAGGCGAAGATTCTATGCGTGAGATTGAGCGTCGTGTAATGCTCTCGACTATTGGAGAACGCTGGCCTGAACATCTGTACGAGATGGACTACCTGAAAGAAGGCATCGGACTACGTGCGATGGCACAACGCGACCCCCTAGTGGAATACCAGCGTGAGGGCTACAGCATGTACCAGGCTATGCTTGATGCTATTCGTGAAGAGACCGTTAGTTACCTCTTCAATTTGGATTTGTCGAAGCAGCGAACCAAGGCCTCGGCGGTGCAGCTTCAGTCTCCGAGCCGCCCAAAGTTCTTGCAGTACTCTGCACCCAATGAAGAAGGTGGCACCGATGTTCGTGTAGAGAACGCTGACTAG
- a CDS encoding helix-turn-helix domain-containing protein, whose amino-acid sequence MSAPRFLTLSDVAEELQVSLSQVRALVRSGELPAIQIGGRNQWRIERTRFEEYINERHEQTLEAIASGKMTKIKAN is encoded by the coding sequence ATGTCTGCACCACGTTTTTTGACACTCAGCGATGTCGCCGAAGAGTTGCAGGTGTCGTTGAGCCAGGTACGAGCACTCGTTCGTAGCGGTGAACTACCAGCAATTCAAATTGGTGGTCGCAACCAATGGCGTATTGAGCGCACACGCTTCGAAGAGTACATTAACGAACGCCACGAGCAGACACTAGAAGCCATCGCCTCCGGCAAAATGACGAAAATCAAAGCCAACTAA
- a CDS encoding LysM peptidoglycan-binding domain-containing protein has product MKSQAQMSVLDGVLSIGVPTLSVLSGALAHSVRVISVSLTGLENAMMMSVEVLSAAVMLWWALGVILGVGYLLKVRAGSIHLHHREDRGTFLLPRYIRNTILTLGGAALGLSAAFAPAQAADAHPNISSPAISAPSQLSASPAAHSASSSEASVENSTPSTEANASPQESAAGTPQGVPSQNSPFYQAAASSPQVTGAASASPHEYSESPAVPVKKHQQQRPSLSPYAQPYGTPPPYISAEPAVPSTTQPQAEHQSLSPFFGGQREGAPSREVAPASRNHTTRSSHQVVVGDSLWSIACHELSDDASPPEILEYSLRIHAANLDVMGDNPNILYPGQTLTLPDR; this is encoded by the coding sequence ATGAAGTCACAAGCTCAGATGAGCGTCCTTGATGGAGTGCTCAGCATCGGCGTTCCCACGCTATCCGTTCTCTCAGGGGCGCTAGCGCATAGTGTTCGCGTTATATCTGTATCTTTGACGGGTTTGGAAAACGCTATGATGATGAGCGTTGAAGTCCTCTCTGCAGCCGTCATGCTCTGGTGGGCTCTTGGCGTTATCCTCGGTGTTGGATACCTTCTGAAAGTCAGAGCCGGTTCCATACACCTGCACCACCGTGAGGATCGTGGAACTTTTCTGCTCCCCCGGTATATACGCAACACTATTCTTACTCTAGGCGGTGCAGCATTAGGTCTTAGCGCGGCATTTGCACCTGCACAGGCCGCAGATGCGCATCCGAATATCAGCAGCCCTGCAATATCTGCGCCGTCTCAGCTTTCGGCTTCCCCTGCTGCCCACTCGGCTTCGTCGTCAGAGGCATCTGTGGAAAATTCTACGCCCAGCACGGAGGCGAATGCTTCACCGCAGGAGTCAGCCGCAGGAACCCCTCAAGGGGTACCGTCTCAGAACTCTCCGTTCTACCAGGCTGCTGCCTCATCTCCGCAGGTTACTGGGGCGGCCTCCGCTTCTCCTCATGAGTATTCTGAGAGCCCGGCAGTACCCGTTAAAAAGCACCAGCAGCAGCGTCCAAGTCTTTCACCCTACGCGCAGCCCTATGGTACACCGCCGCCATACATATCTGCCGAACCGGCGGTTCCTTCAACAACCCAGCCTCAAGCAGAACATCAGAGTTTGAGCCCGTTCTTCGGCGGCCAACGAGAAGGCGCACCTTCCAGAGAGGTAGCACCAGCATCTCGAAACCACACTACGCGTTCCAGCCACCAAGTTGTTGTGGGTGATTCTCTCTGGTCCATTGCCTGCCACGAGCTGAGCGACGATGCCTCTCCTCCGGAGATTCTGGAATACTCCCTGAGAATTCACGCTGCCAACCTGGACGTTATGGGGGATAACCCCAATATCCTATATCCGGGTCAAACTCTCACATTGCCTGACCGATAA
- a CDS encoding Rv3235 family protein: MTAINISLHDLSKKIESHLLEEAAARAQQGDIPDVPPSTAPGNLVQSQYGVVLSPINMYAQDQQNRESHHMLPQNTAVRARIRSRKSASHGRPLKRSDSGTLRIESLCAGIGLAVLEVLMKKRSAQQFKHWLSPECFTALEQRRSSQEQHASYLAFTKTPHVARSRAQRLNDETYEACIILTDGVVTRAMAMRVQARYGGWYITALHFI; this comes from the coding sequence ATGACCGCTATCAATATTTCTCTTCACGATCTCTCCAAGAAGATCGAGAGCCATCTTCTCGAAGAAGCAGCCGCCAGAGCGCAACAGGGTGATATTCCCGATGTACCACCATCGACCGCGCCAGGAAATCTTGTCCAATCACAATATGGAGTAGTCCTCTCCCCGATCAATATGTACGCTCAAGATCAACAGAATAGAGAATCTCACCATATGTTGCCACAGAACACTGCTGTTAGGGCACGCATTCGTTCCCGGAAAAGTGCATCTCACGGGCGACCTCTTAAGCGCTCCGATTCTGGAACCCTACGCATTGAGTCGCTTTGCGCAGGCATAGGTTTAGCGGTTCTTGAGGTTCTTATGAAAAAGCGATCCGCACAGCAGTTCAAACACTGGCTATCACCCGAATGCTTCACGGCGTTGGAACAGCGCCGTTCCTCACAAGAGCAACATGCTAGTTATCTCGCTTTTACCAAGACCCCGCACGTAGCGCGGAGCCGTGCTCAAAGACTTAATGACGAGACATATGAGGCATGTATTATTCTCACGGACGGTGTTGTAACCAGGGCTATGGCAATGCGGGTGCAGGCTCGCTACGGCGGGTGGTATATTACTGCACTGCACTTTATCTAA
- a CDS encoding ComF family protein, with product MHTPVLQHPVPGAVAAGIYEKTLAHVILSMKNAGRTDAVPELARALGRAVATIIDRAQVPAGTRILLIPAPSSQRSVQRRGYVPAELLARQVEHELNRSVALYRRKVRVKTHHILSLEKENIYQRLIRPNTAGQKTLGVSARAQRMEGAMRVSPRASVAGALCIVCDDVMTTGATVFEASRVLHQGGARVLGAACVAAVSMQKKVDEEALMVHPD from the coding sequence GTGCACACTCCTGTGCTGCAGCACCCCGTACCGGGAGCGGTTGCAGCAGGTATCTATGAGAAAACACTCGCGCATGTGATCCTTTCCATGAAGAATGCGGGCCGCACTGATGCGGTTCCCGAACTAGCGCGCGCATTGGGCAGGGCCGTGGCAACGATTATTGACCGTGCGCAAGTTCCCGCAGGAACGCGCATCCTATTGATACCCGCCCCTTCATCACAACGTAGCGTGCAGCGTCGTGGTTACGTACCGGCTGAGTTGCTTGCGCGACAGGTAGAACACGAGCTTAATCGTTCTGTAGCTCTGTACAGACGTAAAGTGCGGGTGAAGACACATCATATCTTGAGTTTAGAAAAAGAAAACATATACCAGCGTTTAATAAGGCCGAATACAGCAGGACAGAAAACGCTCGGAGTTAGCGCGCGAGCCCAGCGTATGGAGGGAGCGATGCGGGTGTCACCCAGAGCAAGTGTAGCTGGGGCACTGTGCATTGTGTGCGATGATGTGATGACTACCGGTGCCACCGTGTTTGAAGCATCACGAGTCTTGCACCAGGGTGGCGCGAGAGTTCTGGGAGCAGCCTGTGTAGCTGCTGTGTCGATGCAGAAAAAAGTGGACGAGGAAGCCCTTATGGTACACCCGGACTAA
- a CDS encoding LpqB family beta-propeller domain-containing protein gives MRRIFQNSSHKQTLSETLPTLSRRTMLLGGVGSIALLVQACSGLPDPKGIQKYSESLDNADDRKSAIHAMSPQVGGTPEGIIEGFLRAGVDSSDNYGVARQYLTTEFAQQWVPEVQTRIYSETARITRGEDNIYKVSIKQTARVDERGLVTSFINAPAPTPETFEMIQEGGEWRIRNCPNGLWIDGSEFDRSFKSYRLYYYDPSYTYAVPDLRWFARSDEIFKTLAQTLIMGPANYLKESVFSATYESMKVNGANFDAEKHTIKVDFGGESTDELQLARLRQQIVHLASNFTGIETVVFCYNGHEISSSDKPEGFHEIPLVTQSNTRIVALNEDRLVTQRDFDAGDSQRTLVEKIKDPSAPTIGYDGTTYAYLSEGRKKLYTVRDTNSSKVWETRDLSRPSIDHYGWVWATDHSGTVRAFNPASDSVEEREKGINISVPWQNGLVFNSLKISRDGTRGAFITTRDNASMLVISGIIRDESGKPRSFTELVRVNASVSPHCVDWAGEQTLAVVNTTTGEAELTSLNSEETKLDRLEGLRSMSAAGDSGHIIGHVDTGECYLLEDRGWKLISGSLSEITYAG, from the coding sequence ATGCGCAGAATATTTCAAAACTCTTCGCACAAACAGACGCTGTCAGAGACCCTGCCCACTCTTTCACGCCGCACGATGCTTCTGGGCGGAGTCGGAAGTATTGCTTTATTGGTGCAGGCATGCTCTGGATTGCCAGATCCCAAGGGTATTCAAAAGTATTCAGAGTCTTTGGATAATGCAGACGATAGAAAGTCTGCAATCCATGCTATGAGTCCTCAGGTTGGCGGAACTCCGGAAGGCATTATTGAAGGCTTTCTGCGTGCTGGTGTTGATAGCTCCGATAATTACGGAGTGGCTCGCCAGTACTTAACGACAGAGTTTGCTCAACAATGGGTTCCAGAGGTTCAGACCCGTATATATTCTGAGACCGCGCGTATCACTCGTGGCGAGGATAATATTTATAAGGTTTCGATTAAGCAAACTGCTCGTGTGGATGAGCGAGGTTTAGTTACTTCCTTTATCAACGCTCCTGCACCAACTCCGGAAACGTTCGAGATGATTCAGGAGGGCGGTGAGTGGCGCATACGTAACTGCCCCAACGGGTTGTGGATAGACGGTAGTGAATTTGACCGTTCTTTCAAATCCTACCGTCTGTATTACTACGATCCTAGCTATACCTACGCGGTGCCAGATTTACGCTGGTTCGCACGTAGCGATGAAATTTTTAAAACGCTGGCTCAAACCCTAATCATGGGACCAGCAAATTATCTCAAGGAATCTGTCTTCTCAGCGACTTATGAGTCCATGAAAGTTAATGGTGCTAACTTTGACGCTGAAAAACATACGATAAAGGTTGATTTTGGAGGCGAATCTACAGATGAACTTCAATTAGCACGTTTACGCCAGCAGATTGTGCATCTTGCCAGCAATTTTACGGGTATTGAGACTGTAGTTTTCTGCTATAACGGCCACGAAATTTCATCATCAGATAAGCCCGAAGGATTTCATGAAATACCTTTGGTGACGCAGTCTAATACTAGAATTGTGGCGCTTAATGAAGACCGTTTAGTAACTCAGCGTGATTTTGATGCTGGGGATTCGCAGCGCACGCTAGTGGAAAAAATTAAGGATCCTTCGGCGCCAACTATCGGATATGACGGCACTACCTACGCTTACTTAAGCGAGGGGCGTAAAAAGCTTTATACAGTGCGCGATACAAATTCCTCAAAAGTTTGGGAAACACGCGACTTATCTCGCCCCAGCATTGACCATTATGGATGGGTATGGGCCACCGATCATAGCGGAACAGTACGCGCCTTTAACCCGGCATCCGATAGCGTTGAGGAAAGAGAAAAAGGCATTAACATCTCTGTTCCCTGGCAAAATGGTCTCGTTTTTAACTCTCTTAAAATTTCACGGGACGGCACTCGGGGCGCGTTTATCACCACGCGAGATAATGCGTCAATGCTAGTTATTTCAGGGATTATACGTGATGAGAGTGGCAAACCGCGTAGCTTTACCGAATTAGTGCGGGTTAACGCCTCTGTATCTCCCCATTGTGTAGATTGGGCGGGAGAACAGACCCTTGCCGTCGTCAACACCACCACAGGGGAAGCAGAACTAACCTCTCTCAACAGTGAGGAGACAAAGCTGGATCGGTTGGAGGGACTGCGCTCTATGTCTGCAGCAGGGGACAGCGGTCATATTATTGGGCATGTCGATACGGGAGAGTGCTATCTTCTGGAAGACCGCGGTTGGAAACTCATAAGCGGATCGCTGAGTGAGATTACGTACGCAGGATAA
- the mtrB gene encoding MtrAB system histidine kinase MtrB: MPTPDATSGASDSRDLDAKSKPRKKRTLNPFRAIHRLWVHSLQFRSVTSAGIMMLIAFIAVGTSLSNQIATSLFENKKNQALEETSKGFETVQRVLDPISAREDSEVRRTVKHNLTVLDAGGDTQRRWVLVSLDQQSKKGFIPEQSSDNAPLDASVIPTDFKDTVRDSPGVFWEKTTLSEPGKSNGEPYPALIIGTSVSIPQNPNYGLFMVYDLSESESTITYINVVLSTGFTVLLILVLSIVWFVTRLVVRPITSTAITAEKLAAGDLNRRVNIRGKHQAARLGISFNKMADSLQDQITQLERLSTLQQRFVSDVSHELRTPLSTVRLSSELLYDSRDTLNPVQSRSVELMHNQVDRFQALLSDLLEISRFDAGSAVLNIDAEDFMSVLNDVLVEVIPHLERTGTRLIVHSEQAHIDIDIDRVRIERVLRNLLFNAIEHGESKPVDIYIATNATNLGVAVRDHGIGLSEEEAAQVFNRFWCADTSRKRTLGGTELGLSITAEDVRLHGGRIEAWGIKGKGACFTMNLPLVQGGELGPSPVLITGEPEPEAYAHSALAGDTLSTSLRKTRHETQDDASEGQI, from the coding sequence ATGCCCACACCTGACGCAACCTCTGGAGCCTCCGATAGTCGGGACTTGGACGCTAAGTCTAAGCCCCGGAAAAAGCGAACCCTCAACCCATTCCGCGCAATTCACCGGTTGTGGGTTCATTCTCTGCAATTTCGGTCCGTGACCAGCGCGGGCATCATGATGCTTATTGCTTTTATTGCGGTAGGAACCTCGCTGTCTAACCAGATTGCAACATCGCTTTTTGAGAATAAAAAGAACCAGGCGTTAGAAGAAACTAGTAAGGGATTTGAGACTGTACAGAGAGTGTTGGATCCTATTAGTGCGCGTGAAGACAGCGAAGTTCGACGTACTGTTAAACACAACCTCACGGTTCTTGACGCTGGCGGCGATACTCAGAGGCGCTGGGTTTTAGTGTCCTTGGATCAGCAATCGAAGAAGGGGTTTATTCCTGAGCAGAGTAGCGATAACGCGCCTCTAGATGCCTCAGTAATACCCACAGATTTTAAAGATACTGTGCGGGATTCTCCCGGTGTTTTTTGGGAGAAAACGACGCTTTCAGAACCTGGAAAATCCAATGGTGAGCCTTACCCGGCCTTGATTATTGGAACGAGTGTATCCATTCCTCAGAACCCCAATTATGGGCTGTTTATGGTGTACGACTTAAGCGAGTCTGAATCGACCATTACGTATATCAATGTTGTGTTAAGTACTGGATTCACAGTGTTGCTGATTCTAGTACTTTCAATTGTGTGGTTTGTCACTCGCTTAGTGGTACGCCCGATCACTTCGACCGCTATTACAGCAGAGAAACTTGCTGCCGGTGACCTAAACCGCCGCGTTAACATTCGTGGTAAACATCAGGCTGCGCGATTAGGAATTTCCTTTAACAAAATGGCGGATAGCCTGCAGGATCAGATTACACAGCTGGAGAGACTATCGACGCTGCAGCAGCGATTCGTCTCGGACGTGTCGCATGAGCTGCGTACACCGTTGTCGACGGTACGTCTGAGCAGCGAACTCCTTTATGACTCGCGTGACACCCTCAATCCTGTGCAGTCGCGCAGTGTGGAGCTTATGCATAACCAGGTGGATCGCTTCCAAGCCTTGCTTTCTGACCTTCTGGAGATTTCGCGTTTTGATGCAGGCAGCGCCGTTTTGAACATCGACGCTGAAGACTTTATGAGTGTTCTTAACGATGTTTTGGTCGAGGTTATTCCGCATCTGGAACGTACCGGGACCAGGCTTATTGTGCATTCTGAGCAGGCGCATATTGATATTGATATCGATAGGGTTCGTATTGAACGTGTTTTGCGTAACCTCCTCTTTAACGCTATTGAGCATGGTGAATCCAAGCCCGTCGATATTTACATCGCCACGAATGCAACAAACTTGGGTGTGGCGGTACGCGATCATGGCATCGGTTTGAGTGAGGAGGAAGCAGCACAGGTCTTCAACCGCTTCTGGTGTGCAGATACCTCACGCAAACGTACTCTAGGGGGTACTGAGTTGGGCTTGTCTATTACCGCCGAGGATGTACGTTTGCACGGTGGGCGTATTGAGGCTTGGGGCATAAAAGGAAAAGGCGCCTGCTTCACGATGAACTTGCCGCTTGTTCAGGGGGGAGAGCTCGGTCCTTCCCCGGTCTTGATTACCGGAGAACCTGAGCCAGAGGCATATGCTCACAGCGCTCTTGCGGGCGATACTCTTTCGACATCATTGCGTAAAACCCGTCATGAAACTCAAGATGATGCGTCTGAAGGACAGATATAA
- the mtrA gene encoding MtrAB system response regulator MtrA — protein sequence MTTTTSTVLVVDDDDALAEMIGIVLAQEGYNAVFCENGSRAFETFMRHSPDLVLLDLMLPGKSGIEVCEQIRSSSNVPIIMLTAKSDTEDVVKGLEAGADDYIAKPFKHLELMARIRARLRPRESRQLVVRVGDTIMDMDGRTLKYKGVEVPMTPLEFDLLAALVRRPGQAMSRQELLETVWGYSDVSDSLVNVHVQRLRAKFTDIGAEQVIQTVRGVGYKVPLENVGGAA from the coding sequence ATGACCACCACCACCTCGACCGTCCTGGTCGTTGATGATGATGACGCTCTTGCAGAAATGATCGGCATTGTCCTGGCACAGGAGGGATATAACGCAGTTTTTTGCGAAAACGGCTCTCGCGCCTTTGAGACGTTTATGCGGCATTCACCAGATTTGGTATTGCTGGACCTCATGCTTCCGGGGAAGAGCGGTATCGAAGTCTGTGAGCAGATCCGTTCGTCATCTAATGTGCCTATTATCATGCTGACTGCTAAAAGCGATACTGAAGATGTGGTAAAAGGGCTGGAAGCTGGCGCTGACGATTACATCGCAAAGCCCTTTAAACATCTTGAGCTTATGGCTCGTATCCGTGCTCGTTTGCGCCCGCGTGAGAGCCGCCAGTTGGTGGTGCGGGTGGGAGATACCATCATGGATATGGATGGCCGAACCCTCAAGTATAAAGGTGTTGAAGTGCCTATGACACCTTTGGAATTCGACCTTCTTGCAGCTTTGGTTCGCCGTCCGGGGCAGGCTATGAGCCGTCAAGAGCTGTTAGAGACTGTTTGGGGCTACAGCGATGTGAGCGATTCTTTGGTAAACGTTCACGTGCAGCGTCTTCGCGCGAAGTTTACGGATATTGGTGCCGAACAGGTTATCCAAACGGTGCGCGGCGTCGGATATAAAGTACCCCTAGAGAACGTTGGAGGTGCCGCCTAA
- the hpf gene encoding ribosome hibernation-promoting factor, HPF/YfiA family yields MEVNIYGRNIKISDRLREYVEEKVEKFEQLGDNVSDIDVKVTKDGHLGGESIRVEITVVGRGPVLRAEAQGHDKFAVFDETYGKLLERLRRARDRRKLRKHGGKHPVSVADATGSLPTVTETITEILLPDVPVEEAAFDNSEVTLVDEAASPIEIRHKSFVGEKLTPAEAVDRMELVGHDFYLYIDKETGAPAAAYRRKGWSYGIITLTEE; encoded by the coding sequence GTGGAAGTCAACATCTACGGACGTAATATCAAGATTTCGGATCGTCTTCGTGAATATGTCGAAGAGAAGGTCGAAAAGTTCGAGCAGCTTGGCGACAACGTGAGCGATATCGACGTCAAAGTTACTAAAGATGGCCATCTTGGTGGCGAGTCAATTCGTGTTGAGATTACCGTTGTTGGACGTGGACCGGTGCTTCGTGCAGAAGCCCAAGGACATGATAAATTTGCGGTCTTTGATGAGACTTATGGAAAGCTCTTGGAACGCCTGCGTCGAGCACGTGATCGTCGTAAGCTACGCAAACATGGTGGTAAGCATCCTGTTTCTGTCGCAGATGCTACAGGATCGCTTCCTACGGTTACCGAGACGATTACGGAAATTTTGCTACCCGATGTTCCTGTTGAAGAAGCAGCCTTCGACAATAGCGAGGTTACCCTCGTCGATGAAGCAGCTTCACCAATTGAGATTCGTCACAAGAGTTTTGTAGGTGAAAAGCTGACTCCGGCAGAAGCCGTGGATCGTATGGAGCTCGTTGGTCATGACTTCTACCTTTATATTGACAAAGAAACAGGAGCACCGGCAGCCGCATATCGCCGTAAAGGATGGAGCTACGGTATTATCACTCTCACCGAAGAGTAG